Proteins encoded in a region of the Dorea longicatena genome:
- a CDS encoding P-II family nitrogen regulator, with the protein MSKVYMMVTITNRNKRKDFQTFFKEYGLPVFLETIGRGTAQSEVLDYFGLEESEKLLFLAIVTGETWKKLRRGLITKMLIDVPGTGVSFIVSLSSVGGRKTLQFLVNEQEFEKEEETSMKDTDYELLVAIANQGYIDTVMDAARSAKAGGGTVIHAKGTGMELAKKYLGVSLVEEKEVILIVTKSREKNQIMKAIMEQAGLDSKERTIVFSLPVTSVAGIRMLEEDIQDDLL; encoded by the coding sequence ATGAGCAAGGTATATATGATGGTGACCATCACGAACAGAAACAAACGAAAAGATTTCCAGACATTTTTTAAAGAGTACGGACTTCCTGTATTTCTGGAAACGATCGGAAGGGGGACGGCACAGAGTGAAGTGCTGGATTATTTCGGTCTGGAAGAATCGGAAAAGTTGTTATTTCTTGCAATCGTAACAGGAGAGACGTGGAAAAAGCTGCGCAGGGGACTGATCACGAAGATGCTGATCGATGTACCGGGGACAGGGGTATCGTTCATTGTGTCGCTTAGCAGCGTGGGCGGAAGAAAGACACTGCAGTTTCTTGTAAATGAACAGGAATTTGAAAAAGAGGAGGAGACTTCGATGAAAGATACAGATTATGAACTTCTGGTAGCAATCGCAAATCAGGGATATATCGACACGGTCATGGATGCGGCAAGGTCAGCAAAGGCCGGAGGCGGAACTGTGATCCATGCAAAAGGAACCGGGATGGAACTTGCAAAAAAGTATCTCGGGGTGTCACTGGTGGAAGAAAAAGAAGTCATTCTGATCGTAACGAAGAGCAGAGAGAAGAATCAGATCATGAAAGCAATCATGGAGCAGGCCGGTCTCGACAGCAAAGAACGTACGATAGTGTTCTCGCTGCCGGTGACCAGTGTTGCGGGGATACGAATGCTGGAGGAAGATATTCAGGATGATTTGTTATAG
- a CDS encoding DUF1538 domain-containing protein, which translates to MNLYRTKLSEKLKESLEAVVPIIAIVLILSFTIAPVPPGILMAFIIGAILLIVGMMFFTLGAEMSMTPMGERIGTRIAQSKRLPVIIGLCFVLGFIITISEPDLQVLAGQVPSVSNMTLILAVAVGVGIFLVAAVLRMLFSKPLSYMLLIFYPVVFILTFFVSKDFLAIAFDSGGVTTGPMTVPFIMALGIGFSAVRSDKYAETDSFGLVSLCSIGPVLAVLLLGIIYHPQGGSYSETVIPDAETSVALWKLFESGIPHYMKEIGGSLLPIILFFTFFQVVSLKLKKKTLIKNLVGILYTYIGLVLFLTGVNVGFMPVGNYLGQVIAGLPYRWVIIPIGMLIGYFIVKAEPAVYVLMEQVEELTSGAIPGKAMGYSLSLGVAFSLGLAMIRVLTGISILWFLVPGYALALILTLFVPKIFTAIAFDSGGVASGPMTATFLLPFAQGACEAVGGNVVTDAFGVVAMVAMTPLITIQILGVVYQYQERKKNKEEMLAEPVKVLPLEAYGDADIIEL; encoded by the coding sequence TTGAATTTATATCGGACAAAATTATCAGAGAAATTAAAAGAGTCATTGGAAGCGGTGGTACCGATCATCGCGATCGTATTGATATTAAGCTTTACGATCGCACCGGTGCCGCCGGGCATTCTGATGGCTTTTATTATTGGAGCAATCCTTCTGATAGTAGGAATGATGTTCTTTACACTGGGGGCAGAGATGTCGATGACACCGATGGGAGAGAGGATCGGAACCCGGATCGCACAGTCAAAAAGGCTGCCGGTGATCATCGGGTTGTGTTTTGTACTTGGATTTATCATCACAATATCGGAACCGGATCTGCAGGTGCTGGCCGGGCAGGTACCTTCGGTATCAAATATGACACTGATTCTGGCGGTTGCCGTGGGAGTCGGAATTTTTCTGGTGGCCGCTGTATTGCGTATGTTATTTTCAAAACCGCTGTCCTATATGCTGTTGATCTTTTATCCGGTGGTGTTCATCCTGACTTTTTTTGTATCAAAGGATTTTCTGGCGATTGCATTTGATTCGGGTGGTGTGACAACCGGACCGATGACGGTACCGTTTATCATGGCACTGGGAATCGGATTCTCTGCGGTACGTAGTGATAAATACGCAGAGACGGACAGCTTCGGTCTGGTATCGTTGTGTTCGATCGGCCCGGTGCTGGCGGTACTGCTTCTTGGTATTATCTATCATCCACAAGGTGGCAGCTATTCCGAGACTGTAATACCGGATGCAGAGACATCTGTAGCATTATGGAAATTATTCGAGTCCGGAATCCCACATTATATGAAGGAAATCGGTGGCTCACTGCTTCCGATCATTCTGTTCTTCACATTCTTTCAGGTGGTATCCCTGAAATTAAAAAAGAAAACGCTGATCAAAAATTTGGTCGGTATCCTGTATACATACATTGGACTGGTATTATTCCTGACAGGGGTAAATGTAGGATTTATGCCGGTAGGTAATTATCTGGGACAGGTGATCGCAGGGCTTCCTTACCGCTGGGTGATCATCCCGATCGGTATGCTGATCGGTTACTTTATCGTAAAGGCAGAGCCGGCGGTATATGTGCTGATGGAGCAGGTAGAAGAGTTGACCTCTGGAGCAATACCGGGAAAAGCAATGGGATATAGCCTGTCGCTTGGCGTTGCATTTTCCCTTGGATTGGCGATGATACGTGTGCTGACAGGTATCTCGATCCTGTGGTTTCTGGTACCGGGGTATGCACTGGCACTAATCTTGACGTTATTCGTGCCGAAGATATTTACGGCGATCGCATTTGACTCCGGCGGTGTTGCATCCGGACCGATGACGGCAACCTTCTTACTTCCGTTTGCACAGGGAGCCTGTGAAGCCGTTGGCGGAAATGTAGTAACCGATGCATTCGGAGTCGTGGCAATGGTAGCAATGACACCGCTTATCACGATACAGATCCTGGGTGTGGTGTATCAGTATCAGGAGCGTAAGAAGAATAAAGAAGAGATGCTCGCAGAGCCGGTCAAAGTACTGCCATTGGAGGCATATGGGGATGCGGATATCATAGAGTTGTAA
- a CDS encoding acyl-CoA dehydratase activase, giving the protein MNKTYYVCKYTPIELLEAFGGECQNLNEMPQGFDHADQIAHPNICGFGKALLEAVMSGKVKELVLVNCCDTIRSVYDILEDSGKLDFLYMIDVLHCDAECSRERTAVQLKGLAKAYGEYKGTTFDEEKFRQAFKKPEHIVKPHISVLGARMGNELFDMVQKSMPYPVENDTCVNNRSVGETEPPKELEFDELMVWYAKELLGQIPCMRMMDHSGRKRLYNDPGLKGIIYHTVKFCDFYSFEYAQIKQNVTVPLLKIESDYTVQSSGQLLTRLEAFAESMNMDELEGKELKMGKGYFAGIDSGSTSTDVVILDKDQNIVTGIILPTGAGAAIGAERALEEALKDAGLQRGDIDAMVTTGYGRTAISDGDKSITEITCHARGAHFLNPEVRTVIDIGGQDSKVIRLDENGAVANFVMNDKCAAGTGRFLEMMARTMEMSLDDMGKAGLSYKEDITISSMCTVFAESEVVSLIAQNKATDDIVHGLNKAVASKTAALAKRVGGEERYMMTGGVSKNQGLVKTLEEKLGTTLVISDKAQLCGALGAALFAKDMVTE; this is encoded by the coding sequence ATGAATAAAACATATTATGTCTGTAAATATACCCCAATCGAACTCTTAGAAGCGTTCGGCGGGGAATGCCAGAACCTGAATGAGATGCCGCAGGGCTTTGACCATGCGGATCAGATAGCGCATCCGAACATCTGCGGATTCGGCAAGGCTCTTCTGGAAGCTGTGATGAGCGGAAAGGTAAAGGAACTGGTGCTGGTCAACTGTTGTGATACGATCCGGAGTGTCTATGATATTCTGGAAGACAGTGGAAAACTGGATTTCTTATATATGATCGATGTGCTTCATTGTGATGCAGAGTGCAGCAGAGAACGTACAGCAGTGCAGTTAAAAGGTCTTGCGAAAGCATATGGAGAATATAAAGGCACAACATTTGATGAAGAAAAGTTCCGTCAGGCATTCAAGAAGCCGGAACACATTGTAAAGCCGCATATCAGTGTGCTGGGTGCACGTATGGGAAATGAACTTTTCGATATGGTGCAGAAGAGTATGCCGTATCCGGTGGAAAATGATACCTGTGTCAACAACCGTTCGGTGGGCGAGACAGAGCCGCCAAAGGAATTGGAATTTGATGAACTGATGGTATGGTATGCGAAAGAACTTCTCGGACAGATTCCATGTATGCGTATGATGGATCACAGTGGAAGAAAGAGATTATACAATGACCCGGGATTAAAGGGGATTATTTATCATACCGTGAAATTCTGCGATTTTTACAGTTTTGAATACGCACAGATCAAACAGAATGTGACCGTACCACTTTTGAAGATCGAATCGGATTATACCGTACAGAGCAGCGGACAGCTTCTGACAAGATTAGAAGCATTTGCAGAGAGCATGAATATGGACGAACTGGAAGGGAAGGAACTGAAGATGGGAAAAGGATATTTCGCCGGAATAGACAGCGGATCAACAAGTACAGACGTAGTAATTCTTGATAAAGACCAAAATATCGTGACAGGGATCATCCTGCCGACAGGTGCAGGAGCAGCGATCGGAGCAGAGCGTGCGCTGGAGGAAGCGCTGAAAGATGCGGGACTTCAAAGAGGAGACATCGATGCAATGGTTACAACCGGATACGGAAGAACGGCTATTTCAGATGGTGATAAGAGTATTACGGAGATTACCTGTCATGCAAGAGGGGCACATTTCCTGAACCCGGAAGTCCGTACCGTTATTGATATCGGAGGACAGGATAGTAAGGTCATCCGCCTGGATGAAAATGGAGCCGTTGCCAACTTCGTCATGAATGATAAATGTGCAGCCGGAACCGGAAGATTCCTGGAGATGATGGCAAGAACCATGGAAATGAGTCTGGACGATATGGGAAAGGCAGGTCTGTCATATAAGGAAGATATTACAATCTCCAGCATGTGTACCGTATTTGCAGAATCGGAAGTGGTATCACTGATCGCACAGAATAAGGCAACCGATGATATCGTACATGGACTGAATAAGGCTGTTGCGTCCAAGACAGCAGCACTGGCAAAACGTGTCGGCGGCGAGGAACGCTATATGATGACCGGAGGAGTGTCAAAGAACCAGGGACTGGTGAAGACACTGGAAGAGAAGCTTGGAACGACACTGGTGATCAGCGATAAGGCACAGCTTTGTGGAGCACTGGGAGCTGCATTATTTGCTAAGGATATGGTTACAGAGTAA
- a CDS encoding 2-hydroxyacyl-CoA dehydratase subunit D: MKIIETYGNYIEKWSNENPGRARWLLKTGWKAQNLKFRFAPDKRLMSAEQYLARLMMDTMIRPLERPEESAIVSIFTPCEILQEAGLHPYNVEGFSCYLSASKAERAFLQQAENTGISETLCSYHKTFIGAAQKKVLPKPKCIVYTNLTCDANLLTFKKLAKMYDVPIFAIDVPMQQNEDNVQYVADQLRKLKDFIEECTGKKITDETLTERLRRSKRTLEKFAQYEKESADRYIPADLVTPLYAGMTNNLLLGTEEEETYVDRLLNDVKKAPAKKGKKIYWMHTIPFWSDAVKNELCFQEKAQIVGCELSRVCEPDFDPEKPYEAMARRMVYHALNGSAIRRIEAGIRHAKETGADGAVWFGHWGCKHTIGAAQLAKRKFEEQGIPLLILDGDGCDRSHGGEGQTSTRLGAFLEMLNTETDENTDRQEELHDE; the protein is encoded by the coding sequence ATGAAGATCATAGAAACATATGGAAATTATATAGAAAAATGGAGTAATGAGAATCCGGGCAGAGCCAGATGGCTTTTAAAGACCGGATGGAAGGCACAGAATCTGAAGTTCCGGTTCGCACCGGACAAAAGACTGATGTCGGCAGAGCAGTATCTGGCAAGGCTTATGATGGATACGATGATAAGACCGCTGGAACGTCCGGAAGAAAGTGCAATTGTCAGTATCTTTACTCCTTGTGAAATTTTACAGGAAGCAGGATTACATCCATACAATGTAGAAGGATTTTCCTGCTATCTTTCTGCATCTAAGGCAGAAAGAGCATTTTTACAGCAGGCGGAGAATACGGGCATATCCGAGACACTTTGCAGTTATCACAAGACATTTATCGGAGCGGCGCAGAAGAAAGTACTTCCGAAACCAAAGTGTATTGTATACACGAATTTGACCTGTGATGCAAATCTTCTGACATTTAAGAAGCTGGCAAAGATGTATGATGTACCGATCTTTGCTATCGATGTGCCGATGCAGCAGAACGAAGACAATGTACAGTATGTGGCAGACCAACTTCGTAAACTGAAAGACTTTATAGAAGAATGCACAGGCAAAAAGATTACAGATGAGACATTAACAGAACGACTGAGAAGAAGCAAGCGGACGCTGGAAAAATTCGCACAGTATGAAAAGGAAAGTGCGGACAGATATATTCCTGCAGACCTTGTTACGCCACTCTATGCAGGTATGACAAATAATCTGCTGTTGGGAACAGAAGAAGAGGAAACGTATGTGGACCGTCTCCTGAACGATGTGAAGAAGGCCCCGGCAAAAAAGGGAAAGAAGATTTACTGGATGCACACCATTCCGTTTTGGTCAGATGCGGTGAAGAATGAACTTTGCTTTCAGGAAAAAGCGCAGATCGTCGGATGTGAACTGAGCCGTGTCTGTGAGCCGGATTTTGATCCAGAGAAGCCTTATGAAGCGATGGCGAGACGTATGGTGTATCATGCATTAAATGGAAGTGCAATCAGAAGAATCGAAGCAGGAATCCGTCATGCAAAGGAGACAGGAGCAGACGGTGCTGTTTGGTTCGGACACTGGGGATGTAAGCATACCATTGGAGCAGCACAGCTTGCCAAGCGCAAATTCGAAGAACAGGGAATCCCGCTTCTGATCCTGGACGGCGACGGATGTGACAGAAGTCATGGCGGAGAAGGGCAGACATCTACCAGACTCGGGGCATTCTTAGAGATGCTGAATACAGAAACGGATGAAAATACGGACAGACAGGAGGAATTGCACGATGAATAA
- a CDS encoding YfhO family protein: MPGPAHGIRNKLSAKDHVYYNENKTFIYAVSLKDGEDTISVTFGKGKYQLSHVQAYLGSLPERSKTLYQSEVQVDKKLTKDNVIQGTIQVKNDGWFITSIPYDTHFKMYIDGKETKIQKVNTAFLGCEIGSGKHEVRIVYHAPGATAGKVFSMIGIVGFVLLLVL, from the coding sequence ATTCCAGGCCCAGCACACGGAATCCGTAACAAACTAAGCGCAAAAGATCATGTATATTATAATGAAAATAAAACATTTATCTATGCAGTGTCGTTAAAGGATGGAGAAGATACTATTTCTGTAACATTTGGTAAAGGAAAATATCAATTAAGCCATGTACAGGCATATCTCGGCAGTCTGCCGGAACGGTCAAAAACGTTATATCAGTCAGAAGTTCAGGTGGATAAAAAGCTGACGAAAGATAATGTGATACAGGGAACGATACAGGTAAAGAATGATGGCTGGTTCATTACATCCATCCCATATGACACACATTTTAAGATGTACATCGATGGAAAAGAGACGAAGATACAAAAGGTAAATACAGCATTTCTTGGATGTGAGATCGGAAGTGGGAAGCATGAAGTGAGGATCGTCTATCATGCACCGGGGGCAACAGCAGGAAAAGTATTTTCAATGATTGGAATAGTCGGATTCGTGTTATTACTTGTATTGTAA
- a CDS encoding sensor histidine kinase, translating into MRKKIQSSMILVIALTLIIAYAITTLVVYRQTIHIMEGEVRQEADYINVAIDTSGESYLKIMDKVHKDTRITLIDSDGNVKYDSKEDEVTFQNHKNRPEVKEALKTGSGQDIRESNTLNKEMFYYAVKLENGDILRVSKTVDTAFRTAMKVFPVMGLIAVIMLAFASALVKWQVTRLIRPINRLDLENPLENDVYEELTPLLQSIDKQNKEKDAVANMRKEFSANVSHELKTPLTSISGYAEIMKNGLVKPEDMTGFAERIYNEASRLITLVEDIIKLSKLDEGNVELEKEEVDLYKLTREILTRLSPQAAKRKVHVEVTGEPVEYVGIRQILDEMIYNICENAIKYNKEGGKLTVWVGNTLQGKKICVTDTGIGIPENETDRIFERFYRVDKSHSKETGGTGLGLSIVKHGAMLHGAKIHVDSKLGEGTKIELIF; encoded by the coding sequence ATGAGAAAAAAGATCCAGAGCAGTATGATCCTTGTGATTGCGCTGACATTGATCATAGCCTATGCGATTACTACACTGGTCGTATATCGCCAGACGATCCATATCATGGAAGGCGAAGTCAGACAGGAGGCGGATTATATCAATGTAGCAATCGATACCTCCGGAGAATCTTATCTGAAGATAATGGATAAGGTGCATAAGGATACAAGAATTACACTGATCGATTCAGACGGAAATGTAAAATATGATTCCAAAGAAGATGAAGTAACGTTTCAGAATCATAAGAACCGTCCGGAAGTAAAAGAAGCATTAAAAACAGGAAGCGGACAGGACATTCGAGAGTCCAATACGCTGAATAAAGAGATGTTCTATTATGCAGTGAAATTGGAAAATGGAGATATCCTGCGTGTATCAAAGACGGTAGATACCGCATTCCGGACAGCGATGAAAGTATTTCCGGTGATGGGACTGATCGCAGTGATCATGCTTGCATTTGCAAGTGCACTTGTAAAATGGCAGGTAACGCGACTGATCCGTCCGATCAACAGACTGGATCTTGAGAATCCATTGGAGAATGACGTGTACGAAGAATTAACACCACTTTTACAGAGTATCGATAAGCAGAATAAAGAAAAAGATGCGGTTGCCAATATGAGAAAAGAATTCTCGGCAAACGTGTCGCATGAATTAAAGACTCCGCTTACATCTATTTCAGGTTATGCGGAGATTATGAAAAATGGATTGGTAAAACCGGAAGATATGACGGGGTTTGCAGAACGTATTTATAATGAAGCAAGCCGCCTGATCACGCTGGTAGAAGATATTATCAAGTTATCCAAACTGGATGAGGGCAATGTAGAGCTGGAAAAAGAAGAAGTAGATCTTTATAAGTTGACAAGAGAGATCTTGACCAGACTTTCGCCACAGGCAGCGAAGAGAAAAGTACATGTAGAGGTGACGGGAGAGCCGGTAGAATACGTGGGAATCCGCCAGATCCTGGATGAGATGATCTACAATATCTGTGAAAATGCGATCAAGTATAACAAAGAAGGCGGAAAGTTAACCGTCTGGGTAGGCAATACCCTGCAGGGCAAGAAAATCTGTGTCACAGATACCGGAATCGGAATACCGGAAAATGAAACGGATCGTATCTTCGAACGTTTCTATCGTGTAGATAAAAGCCATTCCAAAGAAACCGGCGGAACCGGCCTTGGACTGTCAATCGTAAAACACGGAGCCATGCTTCACGGAGCCAAGATCCATGTAGACAGTAAACTGGGCGAAGGAACGAAGATAGAGCTCATATTTTAA
- a CDS encoding response regulator — MIFCVEDDGNIRELVVYTLESTGFQARGFEDGSSFLEALALETPELVLLDIMLPGEDGMELLRKLKASKKTKDIPVIMVTAKGAEYDKVKGLDAGADDYVTKPFGMMELISRIKAVLRRSAKGSVSSEDTFEIGEIRLDPKKHEVTVHGEVVNLTLKEYELLKRLMKNSNIVLTRDQLLEDIWGYDFDGETRTVDVHVRTLRQKLGDAGEQIETVRGVGYRMSR, encoded by the coding sequence ATGATTTTTTGTGTAGAAGATGACGGTAATATACGGGAACTGGTGGTGTATACCCTGGAAAGTACAGGGTTTCAGGCACGCGGATTCGAAGATGGAAGTTCATTCCTTGAAGCTCTGGCATTAGAGACGCCAGAGCTTGTTCTGCTTGATATCATGCTGCCGGGAGAAGACGGAATGGAGCTTTTGAGAAAGTTAAAAGCATCAAAGAAAACGAAAGACATTCCTGTTATTATGGTTACGGCAAAAGGTGCAGAATATGACAAAGTAAAAGGACTGGATGCCGGGGCTGATGACTATGTGACGAAACCTTTTGGTATGATGGAACTGATCTCACGTATCAAGGCGGTATTAAGACGCAGTGCGAAGGGAAGTGTATCCAGTGAAGATACATTTGAGATCGGAGAGATCCGGTTAGATCCAAAGAAACATGAAGTGACAGTTCATGGAGAGGTAGTGAATCTGACCCTGAAAGAATATGAATTACTGAAGCGCCTGATGAAGAATTCGAACATTGTGCTTACCAGAGACCAGCTTCTGGAGGATATCTGGGGTTATGATTTCGACGGGGAGACGAGAACCGTGGATGTGCATGTCAGAACCTTAAGACAGAAGCTCGGAGATGCAGGTGAACAGATTGAGACGGTCCGGGGAGTCGGATACCGTATGAGTAGGTAA
- the phoU gene encoding phosphate signaling complex protein PhoU gives MRNRFDQQLELLNKQLIHMGELCEEAIGKATTALKEGSMEQAEKVRIADEEIDQAETDIERLCLRLLLQQQPVARDLRQISAALKMITDMERIGDQASDIAEIIITEDKSEAQDIPMIIKMSEAASKMVRDSVNAYVEKDLDLARKVMENDDVVDELFEEVKTTLINFIAENKGLQGVEAIDLIMVAKYLERIADHATNIAEWVEFSITGIHKSSVV, from the coding sequence ATGCGTAATCGATTTGATCAACAGTTGGAGTTACTTAATAAACAGCTTATTCACATGGGTGAGTTGTGTGAAGAGGCGATTGGAAAAGCAACGACTGCATTAAAAGAAGGAAGCATGGAACAGGCAGAGAAGGTAAGAATTGCAGATGAAGAGATCGATCAGGCGGAGACTGATATTGAAAGACTTTGCTTAAGACTTCTTCTTCAGCAGCAGCCGGTAGCAAGAGATTTGAGACAGATATCCGCAGCACTTAAGATGATTACCGATATGGAGCGCATCGGAGATCAGGCATCAGATATTGCAGAGATTATTATCACTGAAGACAAATCAGAAGCGCAGGATATTCCGATGATCATCAAGATGTCAGAGGCGGCCAGTAAAATGGTCCGTGACAGTGTCAATGCTTACGTAGAGAAAGATCTGGATCTGGCAAGAAAAGTAATGGAAAATGATGATGTGGTAGATGAACTTTTTGAGGAAGTGAAGACGACATTGATTAATTTCATTGCTGAAAATAAAGGTCTGCAAGGTGTGGAAGCAATCGATCTGATTATGGTTGCCAAATATCTGGAGCGTATTGCAGACCATGCAACGAATATCGCAGAGTGGGTGGAATTCTCAATTACAGGAATCCACAAATCATCTGTAGTATAA
- the pstB gene encoding phosphate ABC transporter ATP-binding protein PstB: MSKISIKNMDLHYGDFHALKNVNLEIEANKITAFIGPSGCGKSTLLKSINRMNDLVEGCRIDGQILLDGQDIFHDIDVNLLRKRVGMVFQKPNPFPMSIYDNVAYGPRTHGIRSKAKLDDLVEKSLRDAAIWNECKDRLKTSALGMSGGQQQRLCIARALAVQPEVLLMDEPTSALDPISTSKIEDLAMELKKDYTIVMVTHNMQQAVRVSDNTAFFLLGEVIEYNETEKLFSIPADKRTEDYITGRFG; encoded by the coding sequence ATGAGTAAAATAAGTATTAAGAATATGGATCTGCACTATGGTGATTTCCATGCTCTGAAAAATGTGAATCTTGAGATAGAAGCGAATAAGATCACAGCATTTATCGGACCATCCGGATGTGGTAAATCTACATTGTTAAAATCCATCAACCGGATGAATGATCTGGTAGAAGGCTGCAGGATCGACGGACAGATTCTTCTGGACGGTCAGGACATTTTCCATGATATTGATGTGAATCTGCTTAGAAAAAGAGTCGGAATGGTATTCCAGAAACCGAATCCATTCCCGATGAGCATCTATGACAATGTTGCATACGGACCAAGAACACACGGAATCCGTTCGAAAGCAAAGCTGGATGATCTGGTAGAAAAATCCTTAAGAGATGCAGCCATCTGGAATGAATGTAAAGACAGATTAAAGACAAGCGCGCTTGGAATGTCAGGCGGACAGCAGCAGAGACTCTGTATCGCAAGAGCATTGGCTGTACAGCCGGAAGTTCTTCTGATGGATGAGCCGACAAGCGCACTTGATCCAATCTCTACATCGAAGATTGAAGACCTTGCGATGGAGCTGAAAAAAGATTATACTATCGTTATGGTAACACATAATATGCAGCAGGCTGTACGTGTATCAGATAACACAGCATTCTTCCTGTTGGGAGAAGTGATCGAGTATAATGAGACAGAAAAATTATTCTCCATTCCGGCGGATAAAAGAACAGAAGATTATATTACAGGGAGGTTTGGTTAA
- the pstA gene encoding phosphate ABC transporter permease PstA has product MNNNEMTLKDKLKAYTRTPGSLIVMLLVMLSAILTFAVLIFLIVYVVVHGVPYLKPSIFSLHYTSENASLMPALINTVIMTFLSLLIAVPFGIFSAIFLVEYAKRGNKFVEVIRLTTETLQGIPSIVYGLFGMLFFVTTCGWGFSILAGAFTLAIMVLPLIMRSTEEALKAVPDSYREGSFGLGAGKLRTVFRIVLPSAVPGILAGVILAIGRIVGETAALIYTAGTVAKVPSSVFGSGRTLAVHMYNLSSEGLYMNQAYATAVVLLVLVVLINTISGMIAKRITKS; this is encoded by the coding sequence ATGAATAATAATGAAATGACTTTGAAAGACAAATTAAAAGCCTATACGAGAACACCGGGTTCTCTGATCGTGATGCTTCTGGTCATGCTTTCAGCGATCCTTACATTTGCAGTACTGATATTCCTGATCGTGTACGTAGTTGTCCACGGAGTGCCGTATCTGAAGCCGTCGATCTTTTCGCTTCATTATACATCAGAGAATGCATCCCTGATGCCGGCGCTTATTAATACCGTGATTATGACATTTTTATCACTTTTGATCGCTGTTCCATTTGGTATCTTCTCAGCAATCTTCCTTGTGGAATATGCAAAGAGAGGAAACAAATTCGTAGAAGTCATCAGACTTACGACAGAGACATTGCAGGGAATTCCATCCATTGTATATGGACTTTTCGGAATGTTATTCTTCGTAACAACCTGCGGGTGGGGGTTTTCCATATTAGCAGGTGCATTTACCCTTGCGATCATGGTACTTCCGTTGATCATGCGAAGTACAGAAGAAGCATTGAAAGCCGTACCGGATTCATACAGAGAAGGAAGCTTTGGACTTGGTGCAGGAAAACTCCGTACCGTATTCCGCATCGTACTTCCGTCAGCGGTACCGGGAATCCTGGCAGGTGTGATCCTGGCGATCGGACGAATCGTCGGAGAGACAGCAGCGCTGATCTATACAGCGGGAACCGTTGCAAAGGTACCAAGTAGTGTATTCGGCTCCGGACGTACTCTTGCGGTTCATATGTACAACTTATCCAGTGAAGGACTTTATATGAATCAGGCATATGCAACAGCAGTTGTGCTTCTGGTACTGGTTGTACTGATCAATACTATATCAGGTATGATTGCAAAACGAATCACGAAATCGTAA